The DNA region tttgaatgggttttgtttcacaatcctctccagggtgcggttatccctattgcttgtacactttttttctatcacatcttttccttcccttcaccactctattaatgtgcttggacacagacctctgtgaacagccagcctcttttgcaatgaccttttgtgtcttgccctccttgtgcaaggtgtcaatagTCGTcctttggacaactgtcaagtcagcagtctttcccatgattgtgtggcctacagaactagactgagagaccatttagaggctttgcaggtgttttgagttaattagctgattagagtgtggcagcaggtgtcttcaatattgaaccttctcacaatattctaattttctgagatactgaatttgggattttccttagttgtcagttataaacatcaaaattaaaagaaataaacatttgaaatatatcagtctgtgtgtaatgaatagatataatatacaagtttaactttCTCAGTGGAATTTGTGAAATTAATCAACTttttgatattctaattatatgaccagcacctgtgtgtatattgatattctaattatatgaccagcacctgtgtgtaTATAGCTTTTGAGTTAAGACTTAAATTCGTGGAGTGTGTTTATTGTTTGAAGTGAAGGTTGTAATGTGTTTTGGAGGCAGTGTTGGATTTAACTAAAGTTTAAACTAGTTACCAACTTTATGAAAATCTACAAATCTTTTGGGTTTTCCTttgattctttttaaattatatttggtatttgattttgatttttagaaTGTGAAGTgtgtgggacttttattttggagaaGTAACAAGGAACAGTAGCAGTCGGTGAGCTCACGTGTGCACTggcttttgttttgaataataTACTAATTATCAAATACGATAATTAACCTGATGCAGCGATATTGAAATGCCACATGCTTGCATACGTTACTCGGTATTtatcaaatacaataattaacCTGATGCAGCGATATTGAAATGTCACATGCTTGCATCTAACTAATTATCAAATACGATAATTAACCTGATGCAGCGATATTGAAATGTCACATGCTTGCATACGTTAATGCTCCTTTCTCTTAGTCAAATCACTTTATAAGACTAAAATGGCTATCAGATTAGCTTTGGCTGGAGCTTTACGTTATATCGACTCCAGAACGAGTGTCGTTAATGCACAGCGACTGTTCTGCCTTCAATCGAGAGGACAAGGATCTTCTAACACTATAAGGGTGAGAACACACTTCTCTCTTAGATCCTTAAACTAATTACAGTGATGCTGTTTTTACGCCCAGGTTAgtgtaataaatattttgcacacatactgtatatagactGGAGTGTACATTTATGAGCTTGTACGCATCAAAGAAGAAATATCTTGAAGGCAGCCCTAGTGAGCTTTCCACCCAGGCATTCTTATAAACAGTGTATCATTGTGTGTCATAGGTGCTGTATGATGGAGAATGCCCAATATGTGTTAAAGAAATTAGCTTTCTTCAGTTTCTTAAGAGAAACAGAGCAGATAAAGTCGATTTTGTGGACATCTCACTGCCAGAATATGACGGGAGCAAATATGGAGTCAGTTATGAGATGGCAATGGAGGAAATGACAGTGATTGATGAGGAGAACAAGgtgagtgatttttattttatctattttttgtggaaagcaattttaaaaagtcCACACAAAATAAAGATTTGTTGTAATTTACTTATTTAGTAATTTTGGAAACTTTAACTAGTTATCAACTTTctaaaacattcagaaacaatTGTATGGTATTTCAATTCAAGGAACATCGtttcaaatgtataattaattattcctgaatatgactttttgtttttctgagggCAGATTCATCGTGGCGTTCCAGCTTTCACAGTGATGTACAGTGCAGTGGGTTTGGGCTGGCTTGGCACATTCATCTCTCTCCCACTGTTCAGGCCTATAATGGAGCGAGCATATGGGGTGTTTGCAAGAAACAGACTGAAGTGGACCGGCAGAGAGGGCTGCACCACTGGACGCTGTGCAAAAAAATAGTCGTAAGGGATAGAGAGCTTTAAACAGACTTTCCAGGTCAATGGATGTATTGGAAGTAACAGCTGTTATTGTTATTTAAGTTTATTGCATGTAATGTTTAAGAGTCTGAATATAGCTGTAATGTCAATATGTGCACAGAATAAATGATCTTTTATTAAggtctataattaaaaaaacacacacacactgtgatatATGTATACACAATAAATTACTCATACTGTGAGGGTAAAAATGCCAGAGTGTTGACACTTTGAACAGCTCTGAGGGGCTTTTTCTAAATTTAGAAGCCTCCTGACTGGTCATCAACTGTTAAGATGCAGAAGGACAGCTTGTGCTTTAATGAGAAATAGTCAGGGGTTTGGTCAGTAGTCCCTTTAAACCAGCCAATAGGATTTGAACTCCAGAGTAGGGCGGGATTGAAAATCACAacagaaacaagtgtgaacaccACAGGACATAATACAACAGAAAACAAGCAATATAAGTGTTTTAGAAGGAAAGTCAGCATTCATTTATCACCTTGAAGTcaagttcaggagaaaaaaagagagagcgacGGGTAAGACAAAATAACTAGTTTATTTGAAATCTACAAGTGACCCTCAAGGTTAAGTGTGCTTTGTTGAATTGGATTTAACTTGACCTtctgtaatgaataaaataagattttttatgtcACAAGTTGTAATCATTACTTAAGCTGCACACTGTAAACATTCACACTCTTTATCTTACAGAATAACAACCAATagatattgtgtgtatatacctctgatttgtttgttttattaaggcCAATGAGATTTATGACATGATAGATTTCTATCCttcattaaaatatgtattgcttcttaataaattattttatataaaaacatagacCTCATTTTActagtgcatttgtatttatatactatttttatactgAAGTTTGTGTAGCATTTCAATTCTCAGTTGTTTATGATATACATTAAGGTCAGCCTTGTTACAATACACTAACAACCTGTTAATATTTCACATgttggaataaattacaaaagaGAAAGCAGTCACTGGATCTGCTGGTGAATTTTTACTATGTATGGCATTTTAAATCGAGGACTTGTTGGTTCACTGTGCCTAAGCACATGGATATATAGGCATGTTGTGGAACTGTCTTGTACACAGCGTGACACAAAGGCCGCTGCCAGTCCTCATAGATCACAACAAAGACACAAGAGGCAAATAGCTGCACTTCTCTGCTGTCTGCCATGTGACCAACATGCAACTATAAATATGTACCAGAGGTTCATGGAAGTACTAAACGGTATTTTTCTGACCTACAGTCGACACCTTGGTGTCTTATTTCATAGTTCTGAGCACAGTCACCGTTCTTATTCACAGAATGGCTTATAAAATCCAGTCTGCAAAATCCCTAAAGAGATTGTAGAATTAAAGGCTTAATTAAAATTGGCTCACGGTTAAAATGACTGCATTTTTATGAATCAAATTGGCtcactttttttctgtaattatatGGTTTGTAATCTGCATGGGGGTGTGTCATTTATTAGAAGATTTGCTTTGAATTACTAGTGATAAATTAGGATAAGTACAAACTTCAAAGCAATTGACTGGAGGATTTGCGGCGCCAAACTTgtcaataaataatgaaaaagtcaGTAAATGGATAACATAAGTTACATTTGGACATGGATGTATTTTTGAGATTTATTTACACATGATTTATCTATTgcgaaattttattttttaattaaactctaGTTTTATGTATAACACAAGTATACGAATCCTCCATAACTGACCAGGAGGGGGCGTAAAACACTGTGGTctacattattaaacattacaatgatCTTCATTATTTTTCCTATCTATGGGAATAAATACAAAGAACTGACTTTTCTCTTAATTATACACCATAAGGACAGACACATTATGAATAAGTATCTATTCCCCTTTGCTGAATTTTTGTTTGCTTCTTTCTATTTTAGACATTCCATGATTCTGATTCTACTGCCAGTACTCATTCAGTCCTTGTTCAGATCATCTGCTTGGTCTCTGTTGTTGTTGGTGCTTCACTGATGGCTTGGTACCTCGACAAAACCCGGGTCACTCACCTCGGGTCAAAGCGGCTCTGGTTACTGTGCAAGATGAAATATCTTCTCACaaacatcagaaatgtttctcacCTTGTCAGGAGGCCTCATAGGTCATGTCAGAGTATCTGCTCCTCTCAGTCAACAAGGAGAATCCCTCTCAAATCTCATAGATCAAAGAAGACTCTCAGACTTTTTGGAACAATTAGcagtaatatgaaatatgagaATGTATTGGGCCTTCAGATGTATCCATTATATTCAACCTCCAGTAGAGAGAGTTTCAAAGCAGAAGCTCCTATTGGAGTTTGCCAGCACAGCAGGACTACTTTTCGGCTGCACTTGCTTGGACTGAGATTAGGAAAGTCTTTTAATCATCTCTCCAGACACATAAACTTGTACTTTAAGCAGAAACAGTTATCTGTGGTAGATTATGGGGAAGGTGGATTGATGTCTGCAGTGCAGGAACCGCTAACCAGAACATCAAGACGAGTTCAAAGAGAGAGACGGACTGGAGAGTCCAGAGCTTTTATTGGGACCCCTGCCATTGAGCAAGTCTCTGAATCTTCCTCACATCAATCTTTGACCTCAGCCTATCCTGGACTACAGTTGTTCCACATCAGTTCCTTGGCAAACAGATTTGGGGAGAGTTACAGCTATGTGGCCAATCACATTAACTCTGTATTCTCTAGAAATCCAGCAAAGCAAATTCATATGGAGGTAACATATAGAAGCAGAAAGCGAAGAGTTATGGGTAATAAAAGTGGTCTTTGTAGGGAAACTGCGCAAATTCAGCAAAATATTAGTATGGGTACAAGACCAGAGATTGATAACAATGTATCTAGTTCCTGGGATGAAGGATATCTCCATTTTGCCCGTCACATTAACCAATACTTTGGCGCAAAAGTAGCAGATACTGTTGAGAAATCACCACATACTGAGAGCTTGAAGACTTCAGTCTCTCTGGACACTCTAAATAAACCTAAAGATCCACTTCTTCAGCCCAGATCCCCAGGCTTGTTCCACATGAGCAGCCTCACCACACGCTTTGGGGAAAATTACACTTACATGGCCAACCACATTAACCAGTACTTTAAAGGATCTGCAGCTTCAGAGAATGAAGAAGTGGATGGAGAGTTAAACCTTTACAGAGGTTCACAGAAGTACACTGTGATCCAGGAAAAACCAGTGTCCTTTTTTGAGTGTCTGCTAAAACCCTCCACTATACCTGGCTTTGTGGGGAGCTACCTGGGAATGGGCTCTTCCAGGCATAGTGACCAGACCACAACTGTAACAAGGACCCCAGAGGAAATTCTGGATAAAACAGTGAGTCTTGCTTACTTTGGCATGAACAGAAATCATAATTAATCAGACAACCCTACTCAAGTATGTTGGCAATTGAATGCTGAAACTAGTATCGCACAGTTCCATTGTGTGAATGACAGCTAGGAGTACTGATATACTTTATTTCCATTGGTCTGTGtgctagggatgcacaatatagaTACCATATCAGTTACCtcaagatttttaaaagatttttatgattgttaatatattaataacataacacctttaattttgttttggttttttgcaAATCcccaaatttatataaatttttcatagtgtacattataatgttgtgatgcctaaaatcactttgttacatttaaaattatggatttaagatttttgtgttttatttttgcctTGCTTATTCAAAATGGAACAGAATTTTATTAATCCGTTACCGGCAATGACATGCAAATAATTTTCAGCTCATTGTGTCAGCCAGAAGTTTAATATCAATGCATCCATTTGCATTTTCTTGTGGTACACagtaaaaaatgttgtaaataaaagaagATTATTCGAGTAcattttactagaaaaaaaaatctttctcaaaattcagtgtttctttgtaattatttgtggaatatattagaaatttctgagtgaaagttattttaaagtaattaataacactatttatttatttgaattttttgtgttttctttctaaaaggcttctttttttttcttttttgcagtgaATCTACTTTGAAGCCAATGAAATTGATTAATTATAGCAGGAAATCTGTTTTCTAGGTTTTAAGGAGGAGAAGGGCAGATGAGATGACTAGAGTTTTACTGAAGAGACTGGAAAAGGCTGCAGTACCGTCATCTGTCACTTTCTGTGTGGAGGAGCTGAACGCTCACCTCATTCAGCACCCAGCATGCAAGGCTGTGATGTGGCAGGTATATAGTAAAACACTCAATCCCTACACCAAATATAGACCTCTCTTGTAACTGTAGAAATTCAGAattttcaattcttttttttaaattaaatataggaAAAAGCAGCATTGCAGCTGCTTAGACGCCGTCGGGCCTTTTGGATGAATGAAAAACTTCAAGAAGCCATCAGGGAAACTCTCGCTCTGATTGGTTATGTGGATCCGGTCAGAGGTCATGGGGTCAGGGTGCTTTCCATTGATGGAGGCGGAACCAAGTAGGAAACACCACATTTAATCAACAGTTTATGCCTGTAAAACTGGACAAATATTATCCAATAAAAGCTTTTTAAGGATGCTGTGAGCAATTTACAGaataaagtcaaatatttttgtcCCTCATATAAACAAACGTGTTTTTACTTTAAGTTGTTTCGTGTATTA from Cyprinus carpio isolate SPL01 chromosome B23, ASM1834038v1, whole genome shotgun sequence includes:
- the LOC109110514 gene encoding calcium-independent phospholipase A2-gamma-like produces the protein MAWYLDKTRVTHLGSKRLWLLCKMKYLLTNIRNVSHLVRRPHRSCQSICSSQSTRRIPLKSHRSKKTLRLFGTISSNMKYENVLGLQMYPLYSTSSRESFKAEAPIGVCQHSRTTFRLHLLGLRLGKSFNHLSRHINLYFKQKQLSVVDYGEGGLMSAVQEPLTRTSRRVQRERRTGESRAFIGTPAIEQVSESSSHQSLTSAYPGLQLFHISSLANRFGESYSYVANHINSVFSRNPAKQIHMEVTYRSRKRRVMGNKSGLCRETAQIQQNISMGTRPEIDNNVSSSWDEGYLHFARHINQYFGAKVADTVEKSPHTESLKTSVSLDTLNKPKDPLLQPRSPGLFHMSSLTTRFGENYTYMANHINQYFKGSAASENEEVDGELNLYRGSQKYTVIQEKPVSFFECLLKPSTIPGFVGSYLGMGSSRHSDQTTTVTRTPEEILDKTVLRRRRADEMTRVLLKRLEKAAVPSSVTFCVEELNAHLIQHPACKAVMWQEKAALQLLRRRRAFWMNEKLQEAIRETLALIGYVDPVRGHGVRVLSIDGGGTKGLVPLQVLKQLEAQTGKQVNQLFDYICGVSTGAVLAFMLGLARNSIDECEEMYHRFGSNVFRQNPLVGTVKMGWTHSYYNTETWEMILREKMGEEILIKTARDELSPKVSAISAVVNWGKSPKAFIFRNYNHAPGRLSRYAGGSGYRLWQAVRASSAAPGYFQEFPLHGDIHQDGGLILNNPCALAVHESRLLWPSQPFQCVLSLGTGRYDNAKRGPATSTSLRAKISNLICSATDTEGVHTLLDDLLSPNVYFRFNPMLSSNVTLDESRPEVLHQLQKDTQLYLDRNGPKLERLCEVLMTERSAIWKTRDWIGGKAWELQQRWA